The Pseudomonadota bacterium DNA segment CGAGAAAATCGGCGTGGAGTTTCGCGGGATTTTCTACCACGTGTTCGACTTTTTCGCCTGTTTGGGCGACCTCAACATCGTATTCAACACGCGTGAGTATCAACCCTTCGTCAATCAATTGGTGGGGGACTTTCGCTTCGTGGGCGCCTCCATTCCGGACGGGCGCGACGCCGGATCGATGAAGTTCGACTTTTTCAACAAAAAAAAGCTGGTGTACGTATCACTCGGCACCCTGCACAACCAGGATTTGGGTTTTTACCGCGCGGTCATGGACGCGTTGGCGGATGAAGATCTGAACGTGATGATGTCCATCGGCCGCAACAACTCAGTGGCCGATCTCGGACCCATTCCCGACAACTTCACGGTCGAGAACTTTGTCCCGCAGCTGGAAGTCCTGAAACGGGCCGATGCGTTTATCACCCATGGCGGCATGAACAGCCTGAATGAAGCGCTTTACTTCGGCGTGCCCGTTATCGTTGTGCCTCAGCAGGTCGAACAAGCATTCAATACCCGTCGACTCGGGCGTTTTGGCGTATCACAAAGTCTCGGACGCAAAGCCTTAACGCCGGAGGGTATCCGGCGGCAAGTGATGCAAGTGCTGAATGATGCCGCCTTTAAGAACAGCGCTATCGCCTACGGGCGAAGCCTCCGCCAGGCTGGTGGCTACAAAGCGGCGGCAAGCGCGATTATAGATTTCGCCCGGCAACGTCAGCCCCAACAGGCGTCTGCCGCCCAAGCGCGGCGACGCGCCTGATTCCATCCGCGCATCTGTTCTCTACTCTACCGCCGTGAGACTGACTATCATTGGATTTGTCCGTCATCGCGCAGTGGGTCAGTGAGGTTTGTTAAACGAACCGTCTTTACACTTGTTTCCAAGAAATTCCTGGCAGACCGGAGAAAACCCAATCGACATCTATAAAAAGTCCAATTTCAACCCGGTACGTGTGCCTTTAGGAAAAAGCTTTACAGCGCCGACTAAATCCAGTAAACCCAGCTAATCACGTCGTCGTTTCGCTGGAATACATGGGGTCGTTTGTTTAGTCATCGCCCTCGACTCGGTGCAGTTTGGAAAAATCGACATGGATAAGTTCGACCGGGTGCACGCTTTACACAAACGTTTAGCTGGCGCCCGGCAACCCGTCTCCGCCGAAAGCCTCATGCGCGAACTGGAGTGCACGCGTGCCACGCTAACCCGCCTCATTTCTTACATGCGGGACTTTCTCAACGCCCCCATCGTGACCAACCACACCACCGGCGGTTACCGTTACCAGGAAAGTGCGGAATCGAAATACCAACTGCCCGGCCTGTGGTTCAACCCCTCCGAACTGTACGCGCTCATCGCCAGCCTGGAACTGCTCCGGGCCGTGCAGCCCGGGTTGCTGCAAGAGGAAATCGCCCCACTGCGGCAACGCATCGAAATCCTGCTGGCACGCGAACAGCTCGGCGCGGGCGAAGCGCAACGGCGCCTGCGCATTCTGCCCATGGCCGCCAGGCAAACGCCCATAGACACCTTTCGTGTTCTCGCCGATGCGCTGCTGCAACGCCGCCAATGCATTTTCCAATACCACGCGCGCGGCAGCGACGCCCAGGCCCAACGCACCGTCTCCCCCCAGCGAATGACACGCTACCGTGACAATTGGTATCTCGATGCCTGGTGTCACCAGGCCGAAGCAGTGCGCACCTACGCAATGGATCGCATCCAGGCGCCACGAGCCACGGCACAAGCGGCCATCGACTGCCCGGAGGAGCAACTCGATACCCAGTTGGCGGGCGCATACGGAATATTCTCCGGCACCCCGGACAAACAAGCCGTGCTGCGCTTTAACGCCTATCGGGCCCGCTGGGTGGCGGGGGAAATATGGCACCCGCAGCAACAAGGGCGCCTGCTTGCCGACGGGTCCTACGAGCTCACCATTCCTTATCGTCACCCGCAGGAACTGGTGTTGGACATCCTACGCTACGGGCCGGAAGTCGAAGTGATCGAACCCGCGTCCCTCCGAGAGGAAGTGGCCGCCCGCCTCCGGCAAGCAGCCGCCATTTATTCCAATCGATAATCAAGGGGTCGAGCGCTAATAAAAAATTGAACTAAAGCTTTGCTCGAGGGATGAGCAAACCGGCCAGGTATAAAT contains these protein-coding regions:
- a CDS encoding glycosyltransferase yields the protein EKIGVEFRGIFYHVFDFFACLGDLNIVFNTREYQPFVNQLVGDFRFVGASIPDGRDAGSMKFDFFNKKKLVYVSLGTLHNQDLGFYRAVMDALADEDLNVMMSIGRNNSVADLGPIPDNFTVENFVPQLEVLKRADAFITHGGMNSLNEALYFGVPVIVVPQQVEQAFNTRRLGRFGVSQSLGRKALTPEGIRRQVMQVLNDAAFKNSAIAYGRSLRQAGGYKAAASAIIDFARQRQPQQASAAQARRRA
- a CDS encoding WYL domain-containing protein, which translates into the protein MDKFDRVHALHKRLAGARQPVSAESLMRELECTRATLTRLISYMRDFLNAPIVTNHTTGGYRYQESAESKYQLPGLWFNPSELYALIASLELLRAVQPGLLQEEIAPLRQRIEILLAREQLGAGEAQRRLRILPMAARQTPIDTFRVLADALLQRRQCIFQYHARGSDAQAQRTVSPQRMTRYRDNWYLDAWCHQAEAVRTYAMDRIQAPRATAQAAIDCPEEQLDTQLAGAYGIFSGTPDKQAVLRFNAYRARWVAGEIWHPQQQGRLLADGSYELTIPYRHPQELVLDILRYGPEVEVIEPASLREEVAARLRQAAAIYSNR